Proteins found in one Elusimicrobiota bacterium genomic segment:
- a CDS encoding response regulator, with product MNKPLEVLLVEDDEDDVLLTKEALKDSKVIVSMAVAPDGEDALKRLRRQPPFENAPVPDLVLLDLNLPRVSGREVLKELKADPVLKKIPVVVLTTSAADTDILKCYDLGANCYITKPVDFVQFQRIIKVIDEFWLTIVKLPRIEV from the coding sequence ATGAATAAGCCCCTGGAAGTCCTGCTGGTGGAGGACGACGAGGACGACGTGCTGCTCACCAAGGAGGCCCTCAAGGACTCCAAGGTGATCGTCAGCATGGCCGTGGCGCCGGACGGCGAGGACGCCCTCAAGCGCCTGCGGAGGCAGCCTCCGTTCGAGAACGCGCCGGTCCCGGACCTGGTCCTCCTCGACCTGAACCTTCCGCGCGTGAGCGGACGGGAGGTGCTCAAGGAGCTCAAGGCCGACCCGGTCCTCAAGAAGATCCCCGTGGTCGTGCTCACGACGTCCGCGGCCGACACGGACATCCTCAAGTGCTACGACCTCGGCGCGAACTGCTACATCACCAAGCCCGTCGACTTCGTGCAGTTCCAGCGCATCATCAAGGTGATCGACGAGTTCTGGCTGACGATCGTGAAGCTGCCCCGGATCGAGGTCTAG
- a CDS encoding ROK family protein, translating into MAKKFFVGVDVGGTKIAAGLVTPRGEILGWEKASTPRARSAGEVMKVIVRAVRDVISDAGLKPRRLRGIGIGVPGLVDSSSGKVLVAPNLPIAGHPIAAELERRFGVPVALGNDVNLGVLGEAWRGSGRGVEDLVGIFPGTGVGGGVISGGRLMLGANGAAGELGHIVLDPKGPKCGCGARGCLEAYASRTAMERDIRAGVKAGEKTDVVALNGGSLDQIKSKVLARALRHRDPLVTRVLRAAAERLGDGCVSVRHCFDPALIVLGGGVIEACGDFILPIVKRRLAADPLFRKIGACKVTRSRLGDDAVVLGAVALARGR; encoded by the coding sequence ATGGCCAAGAAGTTCTTCGTCGGCGTGGACGTCGGCGGCACCAAGATCGCGGCGGGGCTGGTGACGCCCCGGGGCGAGATCCTCGGCTGGGAGAAGGCGTCCACGCCGCGCGCGAGGAGCGCCGGCGAGGTGATGAAGGTCATCGTCCGCGCGGTGCGCGACGTGATCTCCGACGCGGGCCTCAAGCCCCGCCGCCTGCGCGGCATCGGCATCGGCGTGCCCGGCCTGGTGGACTCCTCGAGCGGCAAGGTCCTCGTCGCGCCGAACCTCCCCATCGCGGGCCATCCGATCGCGGCGGAGCTGGAGCGGCGCTTCGGCGTGCCCGTGGCCCTCGGCAACGACGTGAACCTGGGCGTGCTCGGCGAGGCCTGGCGCGGCTCCGGCCGGGGCGTGGAGGATCTCGTCGGGATCTTCCCGGGCACCGGCGTCGGCGGCGGCGTGATCTCCGGCGGCCGCCTCATGCTGGGCGCCAACGGCGCGGCGGGCGAGCTGGGCCACATCGTGCTGGACCCGAAGGGCCCCAAGTGCGGCTGCGGCGCGCGCGGCTGCCTGGAGGCCTACGCGAGCCGCACCGCGATGGAGCGCGACATCCGCGCCGGCGTCAAGGCGGGGGAGAAGACCGACGTCGTCGCGCTCAACGGCGGCTCGCTCGATCAGATCAAGAGCAAGGTCCTCGCGCGCGCGCTGCGCCACCGCGACCCGCTCGTGACGCGCGTCCTCCGCGCGGCCGCCGAGCGTCTCGGCGACGGCTGCGTGAGCGTCCGCCACTGCTTCGACCCCGCGCTCATCGTCCTGGGCGGCGGCGTGATCGAGGCCTGCGGCGACTTCATCCTGCCCATCGTCAAGCGCCGCCTCGCCGCCGACCCGTTGTTCAGGAAGATCGGCGCCTGCAAGGTGACCCGCTCCCGCCTCGGCGACGACGCCGTGGTGCTCGGCGCCGTCGCGCTCGCGCGCGGGCGCTGA